From Flavobacterium sp. 102, a single genomic window includes:
- a CDS encoding electron transfer flavoprotein subunit alpha/FixB family protein, with product MSLLIYAESVDGKFKKVAFELASYAKKVAESLGTTVTAVTVNAGNVSDLSKYGVDKVLKVSNDKLANFNAKAYADVVKQAAQKEGAKVILLSSTTDSLYMAPLVAVGLDAGFASNVVGLPLSTSPFQVKRNAFSNKAFNITEISTDVKVLSLAKNSYGLVESAASAAEEDFAPSLNEADFNVKVESVEKSSGKVTIADADIVVSGGRGLKGPENWNLIEDLAAVLGAATACSKPVSDLGWRPHSEHVGQTGKPVATNLYIAVGISGAIQHIAGINSSKVKVVINTDAEAPFFKVADYGIVGDAFDILPRLTQKLKEFKAQNT from the coding sequence ATGTCATTATTAATATATGCAGAATCAGTAGACGGAAAATTCAAAAAAGTTGCCTTTGAATTGGCGTCGTATGCCAAAAAAGTAGCCGAATCATTAGGAACAACCGTAACCGCTGTAACAGTGAACGCCGGAAATGTTTCCGATTTATCCAAATATGGTGTAGACAAAGTGTTAAAAGTATCTAACGACAAGTTAGCCAACTTTAACGCAAAAGCTTACGCCGACGTAGTAAAACAAGCCGCTCAAAAAGAAGGTGCAAAAGTAATTTTATTGTCATCAACCACCGACAGTTTATACATGGCGCCATTGGTAGCCGTTGGTTTAGACGCCGGGTTTGCTTCTAATGTGGTTGGATTGCCTTTGAGCACTTCGCCTTTCCAAGTCAAAAGAAATGCTTTCTCAAACAAAGCGTTTAACATCACCGAAATATCCACTGACGTTAAAGTATTAAGCTTAGCTAAAAACTCTTACGGTTTGGTAGAAAGCGCGGCTTCAGCTGCCGAAGAAGATTTCGCGCCAAGTTTAAACGAAGCCGATTTCAACGTAAAAGTAGAATCCGTAGAAAAATCATCCGGAAAAGTAACCATCGCCGATGCTGACATCGTAGTTTCCGGAGGTCGTGGTTTAAAAGGTCCGGAAAACTGGAATTTAATTGAAGATTTAGCCGCTGTTCTTGGCGCTGCAACCGCTTGTTCGAAACCAGTATCTGATTTAGGTTGGAGACCTCATAGCGAGCACGTTGGGCAAACCGGAAAACCGGTAGCGACCAATTTGTATATCGCCGTGGGAATTTCGGGAGCAATTCAACACATTGCCGGAATCAATTCTTCTAAAGTAAAAGTAGTCATCAACACCGATGCCGAAGCGCCTTTCTTCAAAGTGGCTGATTACGGAATCGTTGGCGATGCTTTCGACATCTTGCCTCGTTTGACTCAAAAACTAAAAGAGTTCAAAGCTCAAAACACATAA
- a CDS encoding electron transfer flavoprotein subunit beta/FixA family protein, with amino-acid sequence MKILVCISHVPDTTSKINFVNGDSEFDTNGVQFVINPNDEFGLTRAIWFQEQQGANVTVVNVGGPDTEPTLRKALAIGANEAIRVNATPTDGFFVAKQLTEVVKTGGYDLVICGKESLDYNGGMVPGMLAGLLDYNFVNSCTELKIDGNAAKAAREIDGGKETIAATLPLVIGGQKGLVEEKDLRIPNMRGIMTARTKVLTVLEPIGANVNTKAVKFEKPAPKSAVKLFAADDLDGLVNALHNEAKVI; translated from the coding sequence ATGAAAATATTAGTTTGCATCAGTCATGTGCCTGATACTACTTCAAAAATCAACTTCGTTAACGGTGATTCTGAATTTGATACCAATGGTGTTCAATTCGTAATCAATCCCAATGACGAGTTCGGATTAACCAGAGCCATCTGGTTCCAAGAACAACAAGGCGCTAATGTGACGGTTGTCAATGTTGGCGGACCGGATACTGAACCAACTCTAAGAAAAGCATTAGCCATCGGTGCCAATGAAGCCATTCGTGTAAATGCAACGCCTACTGACGGATTTTTTGTAGCAAAGCAATTGACCGAAGTGGTAAAAACCGGCGGTTACGATTTGGTAATCTGCGGAAAAGAATCTTTGGATTACAACGGTGGAATGGTTCCCGGAATGTTAGCCGGTTTGTTAGACTACAACTTTGTAAACTCTTGCACCGAACTGAAAATTGACGGAAACGCAGCCAAAGCAGCTCGCGAAATCGACGGTGGAAAAGAAACCATTGCAGCAACTTTACCTTTAGTGATTGGTGGCCAAAAAGGATTAGTAGAAGAAAAAGACCTTCGAATTCCAAATATGCGTGGTATCATGACTGCCAGAACCAAAGTATTGACAGTTTTAGAGCCCATTGGCGCAAACGTTAATACCAAAGCAGTAAAATTTGAAAAACCGGCACCAAAATCAGCCGTGAAATTATTTGCTGCAGACGATTTGGACGGATTGGTAAATGCACTACACAACGAAGCGAAAGTAATTTAA
- a CDS encoding pyruvate dehydrogenase complex E1 component subunit beta: MRTIQFREAIAEAMSEEMRRDESVYLMGEEVAEYNGAYKASKGMLDEFGPKRVIDTPIAELGFAGIAVGSAMNGCRPIVEYMTFNFSLVGIDQIINNAAKMRQMSAGQFPMPMVFRGPTASAGQLGATHSQAFENWFANTPGLKVVVPSTVYDAKGLLKAAIRDNDPVIFMESEQMYGDKGEVPEEEYTIPLGVADIKREGTDVTIVSFGKIIKEAFIAADELAKEGISCEIIDLRTVRPMDYDAIINSVKKTNRLVVLEEAWPFASVASEITYMVQERAFDYLDAPIQRITTADTPAPYSPTLLKEWLPNAEDVIKAVKKVTYK; this comes from the coding sequence ATGAGAACTATACAATTTAGAGAAGCGATTGCCGAAGCAATGAGTGAAGAAATGCGTCGCGACGAATCAGTATATTTAATGGGTGAAGAAGTAGCCGAATACAATGGTGCTTACAAAGCTTCTAAAGGAATGTTAGACGAATTCGGGCCAAAAAGAGTAATCGATACACCTATTGCAGAACTTGGCTTTGCCGGAATTGCAGTTGGTTCAGCGATGAACGGCTGTCGTCCGATTGTAGAATACATGACTTTTAACTTCTCGTTAGTTGGAATTGACCAAATCATCAACAACGCAGCTAAAATGCGTCAAATGTCGGCCGGACAATTTCCAATGCCGATGGTATTTCGTGGTCCAACGGCTTCAGCCGGACAATTAGGTGCCACGCACTCACAAGCTTTTGAAAACTGGTTTGCCAACACTCCGGGATTGAAAGTGGTTGTTCCATCAACTGTTTATGATGCTAAAGGTTTGTTGAAAGCCGCCATTCGTGATAATGATCCGGTAATTTTTATGGAATCAGAGCAAATGTATGGTGACAAAGGTGAAGTGCCGGAAGAAGAATACACGATTCCATTAGGAGTAGCCGATATTAAAAGAGAAGGAACAGATGTAACGATTGTTTCTTTTGGTAAAATCATCAAAGAAGCATTTATTGCTGCTGACGAATTAGCCAAAGAAGGCATCTCTTGTGAAATCATCGACTTAAGAACGGTTCGTCCAATGGATTACGATGCGATTATCAATTCGGTTAAAAAAACAAATCGATTGGTAGTATTGGAAGAAGCTTGGCCATTTGCCAGTGTGGCTTCTGAAATTACGTATATGGTTCAGGAAAGAGCGTTCGATTATTTAGATGCGCCAATCCAAAGAATCACAACAGCAGACACACCGGCGCCTTATTCTCCGACCTTGTTAAAAGAATGGTTGCCAAATGCAGAAGATGTTATCAAAGCTGTAAAAAAAGTAACTTACAAATAG